gcatagtgagaccaccGTCTgcacaacaaacagaaaaattagccagacatggtggcgcgcgcctgtagtcgcagctacttgggaggttgaggtgggaggactgcttgagcccaggaggttgaggctgcagtgagccatgatcacaccactgcactccagcctgggaaacagggtgAGATGttgtcccaaaaaataaataaataaacgaaaaAAGGGAAGTGATGGATGTGTACCTTTTCTTGATTGACGTGCACCCACAATGGTTTCACAGGTGTACAGATATGTCAATACTTATCCAATTCTATACTCAAAAAATGTGCAATTCACGAGAGAACCTGTCtacccacccccccaaaaaataaactaaataaatgcctgggtacagtggctcacgcctgtaatcccagtactgcgGAAGgcggagacgggtggatcacttgaggtcaggagttcaagaccagcctggccaacattgaaaaaccccatttctactaaaaatgcaaaaattagctgggtgtggtggtgcacgcctgtaatcccagctacttaggaggctgaggcaggagaatcgcttgaatccgggatgGGGAGGtcgcagtgggctgagatcgtgccactgcactccaacctgggcaacacagtgagaccctgtctcaaaaaataaataaataggccgggcgcggtggctcaagcctgtaatcccagcactttgggaggccgagacaggcggatcacgaggtctggagatcgagaccatcctggctaacccggtgaaaccccgtctctactaaaaattacaaaaaactagccgggcgtggtggcgggcgcctgtagtcccagctactcgggaggctgaggcaggagaatggcgtggacccgggaggcggagcttgcagtgagctgagatccggccattgcactccaggctgggcgacagagcgagactccgtctcaaaaaataaataaataaataaataaataaataaataaataaaaattagagcatatataaatgaataggctgggtggagtggctcatgcctgtaatcctagcactttgggaggccaagccaagcagatcaccagaggtcaggagttcaagactcacctggccaacgtggtgaggccctgtctctactaaaaatacaaaaattagcagggcgtgggggcatctgcctgtagtcccagcttctagggaggccaaggcaggagaattacttgaaccctggaggtggaggttgcagtgagccgagatcatgccactgcactccagcctggacagagcgagactccatctcaaaaaaaaaaaaaaaagaaagaaaggaaatgaatagTAATGAGCACACATCATAGAAAATCTATGGGGATGCAAAATTATACATGGAGAGAAACAGATAACACCACTTATTTTTATTAGCATGAAAAAGCAAGccaatatataaattatttatttcagcattctagaaaaactgtaaaataaaccccccaaaaaagatggaaggaaatTAGAAAGTAAAGAGCGgaaattagttattttaaaagaaagagtagggctgggtgcggtggctcacacctgtaatcccagcactttgggaggccaaggccggtggatcacaaggttaggaattcgaaaccagcctggctaatatggtgaaactccgtctctactaaacaaacaaaacaaacaaacaaacaaacaaaaaacgagtAGAATTGATGAATAAAATTGAGCTATTTAATAGATATAGTTGCTAagatttttctagaaaaaaattctgGTAAGTGTGactgaaagagaaaaggagagaaaaagaaaatatgggacATTCAGATGAACAATGAAGGTTTTATTCACAGAGatgaaaaaagttgaaaattaaaaaacaggccgggcgcggtggctcaagcctgtaatcccagcactttgggaggccgagacgggcggatcacgaggtcaggagatcaagaccatcctggctaacacggtgaaaccccgtctctactgaaaatacgaaaaactagccgggcgaggtggcgggcgcctgtagtcccagctactcgggaggctgaggcaggagaatggcgtaaacccgggaggcggagcttgcagtgagctgcgatccggtcactgcactgcagcctgggcgacagagcgagactcagtctaaaaaaaaaaacaaaaaaaaaaaaaaaagaaagaaaattaaaaaacaaaattatgtgcggccgggcgcggtggctcatgcttgtaatcccagcactttgggaggccgaggtgggtggatcacgaggtcaggagatcgagaccatcctggctaacgcggtgaaactccatctctactaaaaatacaaaaaattagccgggcgtggtggcagacacctgtaatcctagctactcgggaggctgaggcaggagaatggcatgaacccgggaggcagagcttgcagtgagctgagatcgcaccactgcactccagcctgggcaacagagcgagactccgcctcaaaaaaaaaaagaaaattatgtgcAATTGTTTGCCTACATTTTTGAAATCTATATGGGATGATTATATGTTACAAACTGTAAAAACCAattctagagaaaaataaaaacccaaatagACCAACAACAAAAGAACACATTGAAAACGTATCAAAAGCCATGTCAGGAAAAGACACTTAATCCAGATCTTTTTGTGGACAAGTTCTATCAAATGGGGAAGAATCAGGTAATTGTGATTTAATTTAGACTCTTAGAAAAcaaggctgggcagggtggctgacgccagtaatcccaacatcttgggaggctaagacgggaggatcacttgagcccaggagttcaagaccagcctggacaatagtgagtccccccatctctacaaaaaactaaaacagctgggagactgaagtgggaagtttgcttgaacccaagagttcaaggctacaatgagtcagaaccgcaccactgcactccagtctgggtaacagagtaagactccatttcaaaaaaaaaaaaaaagccggagtggtggctcacgcctgtaatcccagcactttgggaggccaaggcaggtggattacctaaggttaggagttcaagaccagcctggcaggccgggcgcggtggctcacgcctgtaatcccagcactttgggaggccgagacgggcggatcacgaggtcaggagatcgagaccatcctggctagcacggtgaaaccccatctctactaaaaaatacaaaaaacggccgggcgcggtggctcacgcctgtaatcccagcactttgggaggccgaggcgggcggatcacaaggtcaggagatcgagaccacggtgaaaccccgtctctactaaaaatacaaaaaattagccgggcgcggttgtgggcgcctgtagtcccagctactcgggaggctgaggcaggagaatggcgggaacccgggaggcggagcttgcagtgagccgagatcgcgccactgcactccagcctgggcgacagagccagacaccgtctcaaaaaaaaaaaaaaaaaaaaaaaaaaatacaaaaaactagccgggcgaggtggcgggcgcctgtagtcccagctactcgggaggctgaggcaggagaatggcataaacctgggaggcagagcttgcagtgagctgagatccggccactgcactccagcctgggcgacagagcgagactccgtctcaaaaaaaaaaaaaaaaaaaaaaaaagaccagcctggccaacatggtgaaaccctgtctctaaaatacaaaaattagccgggcgtggccgggcacagtggctcacgcctataatcccagcactttgggagactgaggtgggcagtcacgaggtcacgagatttagaccatcctggttaatacggtgaaaccctgtctctactaaaatatacacacacacaaaattagccgggcgtggtggcaggcacctgtagtcccagctactcgggaggctgaggcaggagaatggcctgaacccaggaggcgaggcttgcagtgagctaagatcacaccactgcactcagcctgagtgagagccagactccgtctcaaaaaaaaaaaaaaaaaaacaaacaacaaaaaaacttagccaggtgtggtagtgggtacctgtaatcccagcactttgggaggccgaggccagtggatcacctgaggttagcagttcaagaccagcctggccaacaaggtgaaaccctgtctctactaaaatacaaaaattagccgggcatggtggcagccacctgtaatcccagctactcaggaggctgaggcaggagaattgcttgaacccgggaggcggaggttgtagtgagccgagattgagatcacaccattgcactccagcctgagtgacagagcaagattccgtctcaaaaaaaaaaaaaaaagacaatagaaaCATTGGAAGGAAAGCACTTGGTGCAGTCTGGGGTAGTCAGTGATTGTTATGGTTATGCAGGGGTCTGTTTTGTTCATCGACAGGGATCCCCGCACCTGCCATGAGGCCATGTGTGTCACTCCGAGGCTGCCAGGAGAGCCTGCAGCCGGAAGCCCTGATGCTGACTCCTCCAATGGCTAAGCGGACGCCCTCACTCAGCTCAGGGGCAGGAAGCCAGCACTGCTGAGAGCAGGCGACTGGCTCCGTAGGAGTGAGGATACCGCTCTGACAGCCACAGAGGCGCACGACTCCCCCGTTAGTTCATCTTCTGTGTGGCAGATCACCTCTGCCGCCTTCCTGTCTGGGAGCACCTGAGTCACTGTGGTCACATCTGCAGGCAACAAAGGGTCCCCATTCGGGCAGGGATAGACACGTGCTTTTCATGACCTGCCCGGCAGGGCCTCAGGGCCATCATGTGAGCAGGCTGAAGGGGGGGTGACCTCTTAGGAGGACACCAGGCTGCTGCATGCCTGGACACCAGGGAGAGCTTACCTGTGACGTCACCCACGTGCTGGGGTGACTCAGTGCTCCTCTCTCGGGTGGAAGTCGCGTTCAGTGCTGCCGCAGTTCCTCCGACGTCTCCATGGCAACGTTCACGCGAATTTGGTAGAACATAAGGTGTTTGAGCTGGAAGGGACCTCAGAGATCGGCTCCTCCTGCCCCCTCATATCATGGAGAGGGGAGCAGGCCCAGACAGGGAATGCCACATGCCCAGGGGCACATAGCAAGCTGCGGACCCTGCAGAGGGCACAGACTGCTGAGCTCCAGAGGATGGTCTTGGGAGGTGCCCTGGGGGCACAGGCCATGGGGGCTTTGCCACTCCCTGGCTTGCTAAGAGCCCCTTGAAGTCCAGCCCAGCTCTCTGCTGCTCAGCCACAGAGCTCTCCCTCCAGTGTCCGGCGGGAACAGGAGTAGGCAGGACAGGGCCCTGTCCTCAGGAGGCTCACAGACTGGTACAGATGCCATGCAGCTGCTGGGGAAGGGCCGGTGAATATCCAGGGAGCCAGAAGTGGGGCACGAGGAGCCAGGGCAGGCTCCCTGGAGGGTGGGGCTCCTGGCAGAGCCCGGAAGCCTGAGGAGGCCTCACTCGTGCCTGCGCCCCCTCTCCCGGCACAAAAGGGCCAGCCTGAGGGCCCCACTCTGGGGCAGAGTGTAGGGAACATGCTGGAAAATGGGAGCCAGAGACAGACTGTCCTGGTCCATGGGTCTCAAGGGTCGTTGTGGCTGAGGGCTCACAGCACACATCCCTCCAGACACCCAGAACAGTCAGAAGGAACTGGCAGGAGTTAGAGGGCACAGTGTGAGAGTGCCAGGGGGCTGGGCCGTCAGAAGGTAACAGGAGCGAAAGTCCCAGAGCAAGGCCCCAAGGAGACCCAGGATGCTCCCTTCCCTCGAGGATAGGAACCTGTGGAGATCTTCCCGTCCCTGGCAGAGTCAGCTCTGCACCAGAAGGGTCAAAGGCTGTAGCACCCTTCCCAGGGGAACTCGGACCTCACTCTCCACCCCCAGCTCCCAAGGCCCATCTCAACCTCGGGCCCTGTCTCAGGGACCTGCCCTGGCCTGCAGGACTCCTCTATTCTCCAGGTCTGAAGATGCCAAGAAACTGGACATCCCAAGGCATCCCTGCTGACCTTTCCCACCATGCTGGTCCCCGCCTTGCCCTCGCTGGCCCCTGCCTTGCGCTTGCTGATCCCTGCCTTGCCCTCACTGGCCGCctgttctagttttttttttttagatggaatctcttTCCGTCAGCCAGGCtccagtgcaatggtgcaatttcagctcactgcaagctccgcctctcgggttcacaccattcttctgtctcagcctctcgagtagctgggactacaggcacctgccaccacgccaggctaattttttttttttttttgtattttagtagagacagggtttcactgtgttagccaagatggtctcgatctcctgactttgtgatccgcctgccttggcctcccaaagtgctgggattacaggagtgagccaccactcctggccccatttaatccatctttaatccacctcagcatcccactGGTCTCCGCCCCTTGGGCATGGACTCTGAcgctcccttccctttctccaggcCTACAGCTTCTTTCCTGAAGGTCCTTTCTGTTCCTATGATCCCTCCCCTGGGTGACTACAACCCCCATCAACTCATTCCCAGGCCCACAGGATCCACCATCCATCCCCTCCTGCCAGTCCCCAGTATTCCTGTAGCACAGTATCCTCTGTTGTTCTGCTTAAAAGCCATGCACAGCTCCCTAATTCCCACTGTACAACTTCCAAGCTCCTAGGAATAACACTCAGATTTCCCTTCCCAGCTGACCCCGTCCTACCTTACCAGCTTGATTACCTCCCATTTCCTCCAAGGAACTGGACCATACTTCGGCCACCTCGGCACAAAGTGCCCACCTGCTAGTCCTCTCAGCCTATACATATTCACTCCCTCCACCTGgcgactttctttgtctcttatgTCAGACTCTAGCTCAATCCTCAAAGCCCAGTGCAAACCCTCCCTCCTCCAAAAGCCTTGCTCTCACTACTGATCACATTGTCTTAAATCTTTGTTAGCAAGGCATATCCTCCTGAAGTGAGGCCTGTGTTTCTacatcacatttctttttctttttcttgtcttttttttttttttccagagtctcactctgtcgcccaggttggaatgcaacagcacaatctcagctcactgcaacctcctcctcctgggttcaagggattctcctgcctcagcctcccaagtagctgggattataggcatgtgccaccatgcctggctaatttttgtatttttagtagagacagggtttcatcatgttggccaggctggtctcaaactcctggcctcaagtgatctgcctgctcagcctcccaaagtgctgggattacaggcgtgagccaccgcacctggcctctttcaccaatttaacaactactTATGGAGGCCCAGAGCTGGCTGCTGGGGACAGCAGTGACCAAGACAAGCTGCTTCCTGTGCCCAGAAACCTTACACTCCAGAGGGTGAAACAGATGGCAAACACAGCAACTAAGAAACATAATGATCAAAGATTACAAGGCCTGCTGGAAGCCAAGAGAGGGTTCTGTGATGCAGGCACCCAGAGCTCCCCATTTTCAACAGAAACCAGAGACTTGGATTTTTACGTAAACTCTCCTAATTTTAAAGGTTGCCAGCGCAAGCCCGTTTCCTCTGCTCACTCAAGGCTCCCCTCCCCGCCTGGCCTCCCACTTTCTCCGGCGCgcctgcctccttctcttcctggGGGCCCCATCCACACTCCTCCCCCTGCAGGATGCCCTACTTGCACCCAGCTCCTCCTGCTGCCTGTGCCCTGGGGATACCTGAGCAGCAGCTGGCAGGAGGGACTCCACTGGACTGGAAGTCCACTGCCCAGGACCCTGGGGCCAGTGCACAGCAGCTGCTGAGGCCCCCAGCTCAGACCCTGGGCCAGCCATCCTGAAGGAGGCCTTGTAGGGGGTGGACACCTGGAGTCCCCAGGGCTGCAGCTGCAGAAGCCAAATACCTCTGCCCAGGCCCAGTGCACACACACTGGAGGTTGGTCTGGAAGAGCTGGGGGGCCGGAGGAGTGAGACAAGGAAGGGAGGTCTGGCGGGTTCTGAGAGGGCTTCCCGATTTGCCCCCCAGCTCTGCCAGGTCCCTGGGGATTAAGTATACAGGGATCTCTGCCATGGGATGGTTTATGTTCTCTGGAGCTGGAGTTCCCAGGagcaaatcctagctctgccctTCCTAGCCTGCTGACCTTGGACAGCCCTCCttgcctttctgagcctcagtttccccatatggACACTTGGGGCAGCACCCACCTTGCAGGATAACTTTGAAGAGGtcatgtgcctggcacacaacagCGCTCGGTGTAGCGGTGTTCCACGGCCTCTGCCAGGTCCTCTCGAGGAATCACTCCGCTGGGCACTGTCCCTCCATCTGTGTTTTCTCAGGCATCCGACCCGAGAGGCAGTTGATTGTTTGGGCTCTGGGCACTGCCAGCTGGGAGGAAGCAGGCCTCTGAAAGGCCCAAGGTCCTGGTGACAGCTGCCACGTTTCCAGGGACAGCCGGGTCATCTCTCCAGCTCCCAGAGAAGCACCAAGAAGCCCCCGCATGCCAAGGACACCACCCCTCTGCACCACTGTGCCCCAGCTCTGACCACTGCAGTCCCATCTTCTCTGTGAGAGGGGCGGACAGAGCTCCAGTCAGCCCAGGTTGGGGAGATGGGTCTGCCCCGGACCAGCTTAGGGTTTGGAGAATCAGCCCTGGCTACCTGAAGGTCTGAACCTGGAGGGGAAGGGCAAGGGGCCAGCCACACAGCCTGGACAGGGGCCTCTGCCTTCCACCTTTCAGACCCTGAGGGTAGAGTCCCATGGGAGGGGACCCTCAGGGGACCAGGGGCTGGCTGCGACAGCGACTTCCTCTTTTCCGCGTGCGCAGCAGGCAGAAGCTGCGGGGGAGATCGCCACGCCCCCTGTGTCCTCCCAGTGACCAGCTGTCACCTGAGTCCAGGGTGCCTGCCCCAGTAGCCAGGCGTGTTTGCCAAGCGAGGGCTGGAGCTTCCCGGACCCGCCTGCCCTGGAGGGGATGGAGCAGTGAAGGGCAGCGGGCCAAGCACCAGGCATCTGGAGCTAAGGGAACAGAAGCCCGCAGTGCCCGTCCAtgtgggccctctgccccagcaCCTACATCTCAGGACACCCCCTCCTCCCAGGTCTGGCAGTCCAGTTTGGGGGTCACCGAGCTGGGGTGGTGTGCAGCCAGCACAAGGGATTCAGGATCCCGGGGTGAcccctggcccaggcctgccacCTCACAGCTGGCTCCAGACCCCAAGGCAGCCCCGGGCATGGGTCGCAGtcggggggcggggcggggcccgGGCCTCCAGACCCGCCCCGAGCGGGGGTGTATTTGCATGTCCCCGCCCTGCGCACGGCattggcggcggcggcggcaggagGCCGGGCTTGAGTGGCTGTGCGCCCGTGgagcggcgggggcggggcgcaAGCCAGGCGCCCGGGATGatgccgccgctgccgccgctgcCGTGGGAAGGGTTCGGGTCCGGGTCGGGCCCGGCGGGCACAGGGAACGGGACGGCCCGGGGCACGGTGGCTGCAGCGGGAGCACACTGAGCGCCCGCCCGCCATGTCCAGGAAGAAGACCTCCAAGAGCAAGGGGGCCAGCACCCCCGCTGCCTCCACGCTGCCCTCCGCCAACGGGCCCCGACCGGCGCGCTCCGGGACTGCGCGTCCCGGCCCCGACGCGCCGCCCAACGGGCCCTTGCAGCCCGGCCGGCCCTCGCTTGGCGGCGGTGGCGACTTCTACGACGTCGCTTTCAAGGTGAGCCAGACACCTGCCTCCCAGGCCAGCGCAGCAGGTGGCACCCGGTCTGAGCCAAGGGTTGGGGGTCAGAGAGGGGGTGCAGGGCCCGCGGCCCCAGGGCGCGGAGCCGACGCGGGAGGCACCCCGTGGGGCTTGCACGGTGCATcgtgcacacacacagctgtCCATCCGAGGTCTGGGGAATTCAACAGCTGGCGGGGCCTGTCACCCACCCTCAGCCGGCATGGCGGCACAAGGGGTCCCGCGACCATCAGTGCCCCGCCCGGGGTCTCACCATTTCCCATATGCTGCCCTCCCTCTACCCAGGGGCtgtgggcctttttttttttttttttttttttttttttttttttttttttttttccgttggGGGGAAGAGGTTTGCCAGATGGATGGGGAACCCTGGGACCCCAGACCAAGGCAGAGGCTGTGTGGACTTGGCAGGGCGCTGGGAGGACCATCTTTAGGTTTGGTAGCACAGGTTTCGGGGAGAAGGCCTGACTGCCCCTCACCTGCACCCCCCCTCCCATCCTCAGACTTGGCCCAGGTCCCTCCTTAGGTCGAGATCTGACCCTAATGGGGCAAATTCCCCTTGAGCCTTGCTGGGGTCATGTCCCTACTGGGATGTGGAGAAGCCCCCGGCAGAGGCCTCCCCAAGTCTCTTAGGAGGTCCCTAGCTGCCACACCATCTGCTCCCCTCCCAGAGGAAGCCTGCTGTCCACTGTTGGGGGGTACGGACGTTAGGGAGGGTCCAGGATGGAGGTAGCTGCCCTCGTTCCCTACTGAGATGGCCACTGTGCAGAAGGACAGAGCGGCCTGAGCCTTTCAGAGGTAGAGGCTGGGTGTCCAGCCCATCGGGGTCCCTGGCTCCGCTGAGCCTGCAACCCCTCTGACCAGGTCAGCTCAGGGCAGACGGGACTCTCCCTGACCCTCCTGCTTGTCCTAGGTCATGCTGGTGGGGGACTCGGGCGTGGGGAAGACCTGTCTGCTAGTGCGATTCAAGGACGGCGCTTTCCTGGCGGGGACGTTCATCTCCACCGTAGGCATTGACTTCCGGGTGAGTGGAGGCCCCGGCCCGGCCCCACATCACCCCACGTCCTGCCGGTACCCCTGAGCAGCAAGTTCTCTGTGATCCCTGTGGTACTGACAGGCTCAAGCAGCCTGGACCCCAGGTGGAATGCCTTAGCCACCAagctgcccgcctcgacctcccaacaCCTGGGCTGGTGGCTGCACCCGACAAGCAGAGTTAGTTGCCCTGTGCCAGGGGATGGCATTACCCAGGGACCATATCCTGTGCCTTGGGGGAGGTGGACGCTGCTGCCCACAGTGTGGTGGGTCAGAGGAAGTGAAGGGGCATGTCCGCTTGGGGCCAGCAGTGCTGCCTCAGTACAGAGGCCTTGCCGGGCCCTAGGATCACGTGCTCCCTGCAGAGCCTGAGTGAGGGTGTTTCCAGGGTTTGCCTAGGGGAGAGGACCCTGCCCTTGGGTGAGGCCACCCCCTCCACCACCAGCCCAAATTCCTCGTGCTGAGGTGCTGTCGTATTCTCAGCAAATCTTAAGTTTGCGTTTTTCTCACCCTTTAATTACAGCCAGTTAgagggaggatggagggagggctGTCCCAGGGACAGGAAGAAGGGCTCCCTCAGTCTGGGGAGCTGTTCTCTACCCTGTCTGGGGGTTCCAGTTCCCCTCAGGTCCTCTGGGATGGACAGAGGACTGAAGTGCCCGAGGGGGGCAGGCCAGTCCTGTCTGGTCCCCACTTCCCACCTCCCTCTTGGCTCTCGGGTGGGAGGTAAGAGGTGAGGCCATTTGGTTCGCACTCTTGTTCAGGGTGCTAGGGAAGGCGGTGTCCTCCCCAGCCCAGCAGATGGCCCTGCCTGGTTCCCGGGAGACCCAGAAGCACTCTGACAGCAGGAGCTCAGGCTGAGGGAGGTGGCATGCGTTCCAGCTGGCCCGGACCTCAGGCTGCGACTGaagccccccgcccccaccccagcaGATGGACTGGGGCCAGACCACTCCCTGCCTACGTCTAGTCCTTAACTGGGAGGGCCCAGCCTGGGATGCTGCCAGGCAGTTCTGGGATCTGTGGTTACTGCCTTGGGTCCGAcaggcccaggcccagccctgaTAATCCCAGCAAGAAGAGGCTTGTAATTTTtgattcttttgagacagggtctcactctgtcgcccacgctggagtgcagcggtgatCATGGTggactgcagcctccaacttctgggttcaagccatcctgaGTCTTTCAAATTAGCAAAAagagctactggggaggctgaggcattgcAGCTCGTTAGTTACTGCAGCAGCCATGTGACTGGCACCCATTTGCAcatggggaaaccgaggcagtGTCAGTAAGAGGCCTGGTGGGGTCCTGAGTTCAAATAAGTCAGCACAAGAGCTGCGGGGAGAGGCCCGCACTTGCGGGTGTGGGTGAGGCCAAATTGGTTTAAGGGAACCCTGCAGGGGCTGGGCTGGACCTGGGAGC
This genomic window from Macaca mulatta isolate MMU2019108-1 chromosome 20, T2T-MMU8v2.0, whole genome shotgun sequence contains:
- the LOC144338335 gene encoding uncharacterized protein LOC144338335, producing the protein MDSCVCARCTVQAPRGASRVGSAPWGRGPCTPSLTPNPWLRPGATCCAGLGGRCLAHLESDVVEVATAAKRGPAGLQGPVGRRVGAGTRSPGARRSGPVGGGQRGGSGGAGPLALGGLLPGHGGRALSVLPLQPPCPGPSRSLCPPGPTRTRTLPTAAAAAAASSRAPGLRPAPAAPRAHSHSSPASCRRRRQCRAQGGDMQIHPRSGRVWRPGPRPAPRLRPMPGAALGSGASCEVAGLGQGSPRDPESLVLAAHHPSSVTPKLDCQTWEEGVS